In Phyllopteryx taeniolatus isolate TA_2022b chromosome 8, UOR_Ptae_1.2, whole genome shotgun sequence, one genomic interval encodes:
- the hic1 gene encoding hypermethylated in cancer 1 protein isoform X1, translating into MIIEADSDGMAADIGHAGGGLKTMLDAMEVPSHARDLLLQLNSQRTKGFLCDVIIVVQNALFRAHKNILAASSLYLKSLVVHDNLINLDHEMVSPGVFRVILDYIYTGRLTDGDPASPTEPNLGAVLAAASYLQLLDLVALCKKKLKRNGKYPPRTAPAFLPYAKMGGMGLGSGGRYRVSTPVIQSCPPGGIMNSHTSRPPPLEELVPHRLAIHAGELYAPTSTQGPQAFPSMQSVLPAQLSLRSALPERNCSPNYGLDLSKKSPNSQSQHTPSQSHVVSTHNDEERDGTLSGRTSPTQGANGRVFPSEKMETTDQTSALTPPPFPHNQPLGPHLPHLHRSGSQGTDRYPCPPSPDTLTEIGEAGREVGNIYRWVKHEPLPYTAEDEDEDEDEEEGGENGERRHKEESEGPDDKSGSGTEETGSSEGRPSPSGPMGRFHVPYEPESFGDNLYVCIPCDKGFPSSEQLNAHVETHTEEELYGNSGGEIGNSNNGKNISSSTNGYGGLSGSGTLNILSHLETKSSHALASGAIGEMIRPYRCSSCDKSYKDPATLRQHEKTHWLTRPYPCSICGKKFTQRGTMTRHMRSHLGLKPFACDSCGMRFTRQYRLTEHMRIHSGEKPYECQVCGGKFAQQRNLISHMKMHSSGGTAGGLTAESKLKLDFAEGIYPLSKYTAEHLGLKQEKANELLLQAQQQLVADAKAMESLYPLSKLASEHLGALGHDKMDVLCQALTPPQQGLSEVRTIDRYSPS; encoded by the coding sequence GTGGCGGACTGAAGACGATGCTGGATGCCATGGAAGTACCAAGTCACGCGAGGGATCTCCTCCTGCAGCTTAACAGCCAACGCACCAAAGGATTCCTGTGCGATGTCATCATTGTGGTGCAAAACGCTCTCTTCcgggcacacaaaaacattctggCGGCCAGCAGCCTCTACTTGAAGTCCTTGGTGGTCCATGACAATCTCATCAACCTTGACCACGAGATGGTGAGTCCTGGGGTCTTCCGGGTCATTCTGGACTACATCTATACAGGCCGTCTCACTGATGGGGACCCTGCCTCTCCCACCGAACCCAACCTGGGTGCTGTTTTGGCTGCGGCTAGCTACCTGCAGCTGCTCGACTTAGTAGCTCTGTGTAAAAAGAAACTCAAAAGAAATGGCAAGTACCCTCCTCGCACCGCTCCCGCCTTCCTGCCTTATGCAAAGATGGGTGGTATGGGGTTAGGCAGCGGAGGCCGCTACAGGGTTTCCACTCCTGTCATCCAGTCGTGTCCTCCTGGGGGGATTATGAACAGCCACACATCCCGGCCTCCACCGCTTGAGGAGCTTGTTCCCCATCGGCTCGCCATCCATGCTGGCGAGCTGTACGCCCCCACCTCCACCCAAGGCCCTCAGGCCTTCCCATCCATGCAGTCTGTGCTGCCGGCTCAGCTTAGCTTACGTTCAGCGCTTCCGGAGAGGAACTGCTCCCCGAACTATGGCCTGGATCTCTCCAAGAAGAGTCCTAACTCCCAGTCTCAGCACACCCCCTCCCAGTCCCATGTGGTCAGCACCCACAATGACGAGGAGCGCGACGGGACCCTGAGCGGACGCACAAGCCCCACACAGGGAGCCAACGGCAGGGTCTTTCCCTCTGAAAAAATGGAGACGACAGATCAGACAAGTGCTCTCACTCCACCGCCCTTTCCCCACAACCAACCCCTTGGCCCCCACCTCCCCCACCTTCATCGCTCGGGCTCACAGGGCACTGACCGCTACCCGTGCCCGCCAAGCCCGGACACCCTCACCGAAATCGGTGAGGCCGGAAGAGAAGTGGGCAACATCTACCGCTGGGTAAAACATGAGCCGCTGCCGTACACGGCAGAGGAcgaggatgaagatgaggatgaggaggaagggGGTGAAAATGGAGAGCGGCGGCACaaggaagagagcgaggggccAGACGACAAGAGTGGCTCCGGCACTGAGGAGACTGGCAGCAGTGAAGGCCGCCCATCCCCTTCCGGACCCATGGGGAGGTTCCACGTTCCGTACGAGCCGGAGAGTTTCGGTGACAATCTCTACGTGTGCATCCCCTGTGACAAGGGCTTCCCGAGCTCGGAGCAGCTCAACGCGCATGTGGAGACCCACACAGAGGAGGAGCTGTATGGCAACTCGGGGGGCGAAATAGGAAACAGTAACAACGGCAAGAACATCAGCAGCAGCACGAACGGTTACGGCGGGTTGAGCGGGAGTGGCACCCTGAACATCCTGTCCCACTTGGAGACAAAGTCCAGCCATGCTTTGGCTTCAGGGGCCATCGGGGAGATGATCCGTCCGTACCGCTGTTCCTCCTGCGACAAGTCCTATAAGGATCCAGCAACTCTGCGGCAGCATGAAAAGACCCACTGGCTTACCCGGCCGTACCCGTGCAGCATCTGTGGCAAAAAGTTCACCCAGCGCGGCACTATGACGCGCCACATGCGCAGCCACCTGGGCCTCAAGCCCTTCGCCTGCGACTCCTGCGGCATGCGCTTCACTCGCCAATACCGTCTCACCGAGCACATGCGCATCCACTCTGGGGAGAAGCCGTACGAGTGCCAAGTGTGCGGTGGGAAGTTCGCCCAACAGCGCAACCTGATCAGCCACATGAAGATGCACAGCAGCGGGGGCACGGCCGGCGGCCTGACCGCCGAAAGCAAGCTGAAGCTGGACTTTGCAGAGGGCATCTACCCCCTGAGCAAGTACACCGCCGAGCACCTGGGGCTCAAGCAGGAGAAGGCCAATGAGCTCCTTCTCCAGGCACAGCAGCAGCTGGTGGCCGACGCCAAGGCCATGGAGAGCCTCTACCCGCTCTCCAAACTGGCGTCGGAGCACCTCGGGGCTCTCGGCCATGACAAGATGGACGTCTTATGCCAAGCCCTCACCCCTCCCCAGCAGGGCCTCTCTGAGGTCCGCACCATTGACCGCTACTCGCCCAGCTAA
- the hic1 gene encoding hypermethylated in cancer 1 protein isoform X2, whose protein sequence is MLDAMEVPSHARDLLLQLNSQRTKGFLCDVIIVVQNALFRAHKNILAASSLYLKSLVVHDNLINLDHEMVSPGVFRVILDYIYTGRLTDGDPASPTEPNLGAVLAAASYLQLLDLVALCKKKLKRNGKYPPRTAPAFLPYAKMGGMGLGSGGRYRVSTPVIQSCPPGGIMNSHTSRPPPLEELVPHRLAIHAGELYAPTSTQGPQAFPSMQSVLPAQLSLRSALPERNCSPNYGLDLSKKSPNSQSQHTPSQSHVVSTHNDEERDGTLSGRTSPTQGANGRVFPSEKMETTDQTSALTPPPFPHNQPLGPHLPHLHRSGSQGTDRYPCPPSPDTLTEIGEAGREVGNIYRWVKHEPLPYTAEDEDEDEDEEEGGENGERRHKEESEGPDDKSGSGTEETGSSEGRPSPSGPMGRFHVPYEPESFGDNLYVCIPCDKGFPSSEQLNAHVETHTEEELYGNSGGEIGNSNNGKNISSSTNGYGGLSGSGTLNILSHLETKSSHALASGAIGEMIRPYRCSSCDKSYKDPATLRQHEKTHWLTRPYPCSICGKKFTQRGTMTRHMRSHLGLKPFACDSCGMRFTRQYRLTEHMRIHSGEKPYECQVCGGKFAQQRNLISHMKMHSSGGTAGGLTAESKLKLDFAEGIYPLSKYTAEHLGLKQEKANELLLQAQQQLVADAKAMESLYPLSKLASEHLGALGHDKMDVLCQALTPPQQGLSEVRTIDRYSPS, encoded by the coding sequence ATGCTGGATGCCATGGAAGTACCAAGTCACGCGAGGGATCTCCTCCTGCAGCTTAACAGCCAACGCACCAAAGGATTCCTGTGCGATGTCATCATTGTGGTGCAAAACGCTCTCTTCcgggcacacaaaaacattctggCGGCCAGCAGCCTCTACTTGAAGTCCTTGGTGGTCCATGACAATCTCATCAACCTTGACCACGAGATGGTGAGTCCTGGGGTCTTCCGGGTCATTCTGGACTACATCTATACAGGCCGTCTCACTGATGGGGACCCTGCCTCTCCCACCGAACCCAACCTGGGTGCTGTTTTGGCTGCGGCTAGCTACCTGCAGCTGCTCGACTTAGTAGCTCTGTGTAAAAAGAAACTCAAAAGAAATGGCAAGTACCCTCCTCGCACCGCTCCCGCCTTCCTGCCTTATGCAAAGATGGGTGGTATGGGGTTAGGCAGCGGAGGCCGCTACAGGGTTTCCACTCCTGTCATCCAGTCGTGTCCTCCTGGGGGGATTATGAACAGCCACACATCCCGGCCTCCACCGCTTGAGGAGCTTGTTCCCCATCGGCTCGCCATCCATGCTGGCGAGCTGTACGCCCCCACCTCCACCCAAGGCCCTCAGGCCTTCCCATCCATGCAGTCTGTGCTGCCGGCTCAGCTTAGCTTACGTTCAGCGCTTCCGGAGAGGAACTGCTCCCCGAACTATGGCCTGGATCTCTCCAAGAAGAGTCCTAACTCCCAGTCTCAGCACACCCCCTCCCAGTCCCATGTGGTCAGCACCCACAATGACGAGGAGCGCGACGGGACCCTGAGCGGACGCACAAGCCCCACACAGGGAGCCAACGGCAGGGTCTTTCCCTCTGAAAAAATGGAGACGACAGATCAGACAAGTGCTCTCACTCCACCGCCCTTTCCCCACAACCAACCCCTTGGCCCCCACCTCCCCCACCTTCATCGCTCGGGCTCACAGGGCACTGACCGCTACCCGTGCCCGCCAAGCCCGGACACCCTCACCGAAATCGGTGAGGCCGGAAGAGAAGTGGGCAACATCTACCGCTGGGTAAAACATGAGCCGCTGCCGTACACGGCAGAGGAcgaggatgaagatgaggatgaggaggaagggGGTGAAAATGGAGAGCGGCGGCACaaggaagagagcgaggggccAGACGACAAGAGTGGCTCCGGCACTGAGGAGACTGGCAGCAGTGAAGGCCGCCCATCCCCTTCCGGACCCATGGGGAGGTTCCACGTTCCGTACGAGCCGGAGAGTTTCGGTGACAATCTCTACGTGTGCATCCCCTGTGACAAGGGCTTCCCGAGCTCGGAGCAGCTCAACGCGCATGTGGAGACCCACACAGAGGAGGAGCTGTATGGCAACTCGGGGGGCGAAATAGGAAACAGTAACAACGGCAAGAACATCAGCAGCAGCACGAACGGTTACGGCGGGTTGAGCGGGAGTGGCACCCTGAACATCCTGTCCCACTTGGAGACAAAGTCCAGCCATGCTTTGGCTTCAGGGGCCATCGGGGAGATGATCCGTCCGTACCGCTGTTCCTCCTGCGACAAGTCCTATAAGGATCCAGCAACTCTGCGGCAGCATGAAAAGACCCACTGGCTTACCCGGCCGTACCCGTGCAGCATCTGTGGCAAAAAGTTCACCCAGCGCGGCACTATGACGCGCCACATGCGCAGCCACCTGGGCCTCAAGCCCTTCGCCTGCGACTCCTGCGGCATGCGCTTCACTCGCCAATACCGTCTCACCGAGCACATGCGCATCCACTCTGGGGAGAAGCCGTACGAGTGCCAAGTGTGCGGTGGGAAGTTCGCCCAACAGCGCAACCTGATCAGCCACATGAAGATGCACAGCAGCGGGGGCACGGCCGGCGGCCTGACCGCCGAAAGCAAGCTGAAGCTGGACTTTGCAGAGGGCATCTACCCCCTGAGCAAGTACACCGCCGAGCACCTGGGGCTCAAGCAGGAGAAGGCCAATGAGCTCCTTCTCCAGGCACAGCAGCAGCTGGTGGCCGACGCCAAGGCCATGGAGAGCCTCTACCCGCTCTCCAAACTGGCGTCGGAGCACCTCGGGGCTCTCGGCCATGACAAGATGGACGTCTTATGCCAAGCCCTCACCCCTCCCCAGCAGGGCCTCTCTGAGGTCCGCACCATTGACCGCTACTCGCCCAGCTAA